From Triticum aestivum cultivar Chinese Spring chromosome 4A, IWGSC CS RefSeq v2.1, whole genome shotgun sequence, a single genomic window includes:
- the LOC123085191 gene encoding acyl-CoA-binding domain-containing protein 5, whose translation MELLFELLLTAAATLLVAVLLAKLFSGANDPPRRDRADVIAEEKAEEERTVEANEVGAWADVAAAPALAEGWVEVEKAPAAVAEGMTEWVAAEEEGVPATLLAPELFLGTVSREQKEEGEVGKKHCDLTAAAEAAVEVKPRDSGDEAAPREVLGVELEEETTQQRNDLGAEVAPSEVPDAGLQKQEVHAMEAVEVKQLHLDVGAAPAEVIDAGPEEREEGVQAAEVIPRELAPETLPSDVLDVIPGKQEEQVIEASQHELPLVVAPRVIPDAAAKDEEMKEQSVEEVVVPQEEVHSKEEAQCEAGRDDQHEELVPKDEPALKKSDDLSVSQEDSPNDKVDVQLPEKDTTLLGMPEDEARASMEFEEWEGIERSEVEKRFGAAAAFAASDTGAAALSKLNTDVQLQLQGLLKVAVDGPCYDAAQPLTLRPSSRAKWVSWQKLGNMHPEIAMEKYMNLLSEFIPGWMGDATSSTEKHKVDVDSEGALLTMTTHTSDPQINQGNEGSASIDEGPLTSPPNPEIGQSSDVPAE comes from the exons ATGGAGCTGCTGTTCGAGCTGCTCCTCACGGCGGCGGCCACCCTCCTCGTCGCCGTCCTGCTCGCCAAGCTCTTCTCCGGGGCCAATGATCCCCCCCGCCGCGATCGCGCTGACGTGATCGCGGAGGAAAAAGCGGAGGAGGAGAGGACCGTCGAGGCCAACGAGGTGGGAGCGTGGGCGGatgtggcggcggctccggctctcGCCGAGGGGTGGGTCGAGGTGGAGAAGGCCCCCGCGGCCGTCGCGGAGGGGATGACCGAGTGGGTGGCCGCGGAAGAAGAGGGGGTTCCGGCGACGCTTCTTGCTCCGGAGCTGTTCCTTGGCACCGTGTCGCGGGAGCAGAAGGAGGAGGGTGAAGTTGGCAAGAAGCACTGCGATTTGACCGCCGCCGCGGAGGCGGCTGTCGAAGTGAAGCCGCGGGATTCGGGCGATGAGGCTGCTCCCAGAGAGGTTCTTGGCGTGGAGTTGGAGGAAGAGACAACCCAGCAGCGGAATGATCTGGGCGCTGAAGTTGCCCCGAGTGAAGTCCCTGATGCGGGCTTGCAGAAGCAGGAAGTTCATGCCATGGAAGCTGTTGAAGTGAAGCAGCTCCATCTGGATGTGGGGGCTGCTCCTGCAGAAGTTATTGATGCAGGaccggaggagagggaggagggagtgCAAGCTGCTGAAGTGATTCCGCGTGAACTGGCTCCCGAGACTCTACCCTCGGATGTTCTTGACGTTATACCTGGGAAGCAGGAGGAGCAAGTCATTGAAGCGAGTCAGCACGAATTGCCTCTCGTTGTGGCTCCAAGAGTGATTCCCGACGCCGCAGCAAAGGATGAGGAAATGAAAGAACaatctgtggaagaagttgttgtTCCACAGGAAGAAGTTCACAGTAAGGAGGAAGCTCAATGTGAGGCCGGCAGGGATGATCAGCATGAAGAACTGGTCCCTAAGGACGAGCCGGCTCTTAAGAAATCGGATGATCTAAGTGTCAGCCAAGAAGACAGCCCTAATGACAAAGTGGATGTTCAGTTACCCGAGAAGGATACCACATTGCTAGGGATGCCGGAAGACGAGGCTAGAGCGAGCATGGAGTTTGAAGAGTGGGAAGGGATTGAGAGAAGTGAAGTGGAGAAGAGATTTGGTGCAGCAGCGGCATTTGCAGCTAGTGACACTGGGGCGGCTGCTCTGTCGAAGCTGAATACCGATGTGCAGCTGCAGCTGCAGGGACTTCTCAAGGTTGCAGTTGATGGTCCCTGTTATGACGCTGCACAACCCCTTACACTGAGACCTTCTTCTCGTGCAAAATG GGTCTCTTGGCAAAAGTTAGGAAACATGCATCCTGAGATTGCTATGGAAAAATACATGAATCTTCTGTCAGAATTTATTCCTGGATGGATGGGAGACGCAACCTCG AGCACAGAGAAACACAAAGTTGATGTTGATTCTGAAGGGGCCCTTTTAACAATGACTACTCATACAAGCGACCCACAGATCAATCAAGG GAATGAAGGTAGTGCTAGCATAGATGAAGGTCCACTAACAAGTCCTCCTAACCCAGAAATAG GGCAGAGCTCTGACGTCCCTGCAGAATGA